The window GGGTTTTTTCGTAGCCATCGTCTGAAACAAAGTAACCAAGGCCCCGCTTGTTGAAGATTATCCCCTTATCCTGCAGGTAGTTAAAGGTGCGCATGGTGGTGTTGGGGTTTACTTCAAACTCTACGGCGGTATCACGTATGGAGGGTATCTTCTCTCCAACAGTCCATTTTCGCTGAAGAATATTCTCCACGAACTGGTCGGCAATCTGC of the Flammeovirgaceae bacterium 311 genome contains:
- a CDS encoding GntR family transcriptional regulator (COG1725 Predicted transcriptional regulators), whose translation is MIEFKENQAIYLQIADQFVENILQRKWTVGEKIPSIRDTAVEFEVNPNTTMRTFNYLQDKGIIFNKRGLGYFVSDDGYEKTRALKKEQFLEEDLPALFRNMEMLGITFSDLQTYYSKYNQNGHDK